A stretch of Vigna angularis cultivar LongXiaoDou No.4 chromosome 4, ASM1680809v1, whole genome shotgun sequence DNA encodes these proteins:
- the LOC108330724 gene encoding protein NETWORKED 4B gives MENSENSSVGFDDQVNVSGTPYYTPYPKHLLLKSGLQPVNIEFSPSSGGDSSVASMKEDSGSPSSSSSSSSDSEQQIQIVGEEKTDEISWETESRSYDELLKEFLKNEEELKISNFKLKISEEEIDKLKIQIEKSEVQLNNALVESQVKEENLKYEKEHVLELQKKTTDLETHVSDCSLKIEKLVAQLKLAEENLKISYDEIARLKEELNSRTSGTRELEGQLEVAQQNVVTLECQLDSERKKIRDLEDRLTWYKNNETNNELEVQKLKAEMLDAEAHFSLVKNQMHSDIARLSEENIQLGSRLEEYESRSLMLENKSRQIEAERQKMEEQFVSQQTVLHGEIGCLKEELNQRRYEVEAVNREFDQHKQKYDMVMTEKDEVNAKIHNLMAETTHRDNHIANMERELIQLREQKAELIRGSAATLNVVNELKLKVDELEKEVTRQNSVISDRAEEKREAIRQLCFSIEHYRSGYKELLQAYAGKKRHAVAAS, from the coding sequence ATGGAGAACTCTGAAAATTCTAGTGTAGGTTTCGATGATCAAGTGAATGTATCGGGTACACCATACTATACCCCCTATCCGAAACACTTGTTGCTGAAATCTGGCCTTCAACCAGTCAATATAGAGTTTTCCCCAAGCTCTGGTGGTGATAGTTCTGTGGCTTCTATGAAAGAGGACTCTGGATCACCTTCCTCTTCGTCCTCGTCATCTTCAGATTCAGAGCAACAAATTCAAATTGTTGGGGAGGAAAAAACAGATGAGATATCCTGGGAGACTGAGAGTAGAAGTTATGATGAATTGCTTAAAGAATTCCTCAAAAATGAGGAAGAGCTGAAAATTTCCAACTTTAAACTTAAGATCTCGGAAGAAGAGATTGACAAGTTgaaaattcaaattgaaaaaagtgAGGTTCAGCTTAATAATGCATTGGTAGAATCACAAGTAAAAGAGGAAAATCTTAAGTATGAAAAAGAACATGTGCTGGAGTTGCAGAAAAAGACCACTGATTTGGAGACACATGTTTCAGATTGCAGCCTCAAAATTGAGAAGTTAGTCGCACAGCTAAAGCTTGCTGAAGAAAACCTTAAGATATCATATGATGAAATTGCTAGATTAAAAGAGGAACTTAATAGCAGGACATCTGGTACTCGGGAGCTGGAAGGTCAGCTTGAAGTAGCACAGCAAAATGTGGTCACATTAGAATGCCAACTTGATtcagagagaaagaagattcgGGACTTAGAAGACAGGCTTACATGgtacaaaaataatgaaaccaATAATGAACTTGAGGTGCAGAAATTGAAGGCGGAAATGCTTGATGCCGAAGCACACTTCTCATTGGTGAAAAATCAGATGCATTCTGATATTGCACGTTTATCAGAGGAGAACATACAACTGGGCTCTAGACTTGAGGAATATGAATCTAGAAGCCTCATGTTAGAAAACAAATCAAGGCAAATTGAAGCTGAAAGACAGAAAATGGAAGAGCAGTTTGTTTCCCAACAAACTGTTTTGCATGGTGAAATCGGTTGTTTGAAGGAAGAACTTAATCAGAGAAGATACGAAGTTGAAGCTGTGAATAGGGAATTTGACCAACACAAGCAGAAGTATGATATGGTCATGACTGAAAAAGATGAGGTCAACGCTAAGATTCATAACTTAATGGCTGAGACAACACATCGAGACAATCATATTGCTAACATGGAAAGAGAGCTAATCCAGCTACGCGAACAAAAGGCTGAGCTGATCAGAGGATCTGCTGCTACACTGAATGTGGTAAATGAGTTGAAACTGAAAGTTGATGAGCTTGAAAAAGAGGTGACTCGGCAGAATTCTGTGATCTCTGACAGGGCTGAGGAGAAGAGGGAGGCCATCCGGCAACTATGCTTTTCAATTGAGCACTACAGGAGTGGATATAAAGAACTTCTTCAAGCATATGCTGGGAAAAAGCGTCATGCAGTTGCAGCTTCCTAA